TTCACAGGAATAGGGCTATGCAACAAGCAGTGGTGTTCAGCTTCTTTAATGAAACTATACTGAATGTGGTAAAAACCTTCTTCATTGTATTTTGTTGGCATGGTCCACACACCTTTtaactcaatttcttttttcaccTATTGGGAAAAAATAGAAGAATAAAGTTATTAGACATTAAACATACAGTAGTTTTAGTCTATGGGAAGCAATCTTTAAGGAAgagaacaaaaataacaaaacttAGCAATAATATCAAATAATTAGATATGTAAGGTACTACCTCAAGAATTTTACATGCAGACTCTTGTAAAAGTCCTGATAATAACTGTTACTATCTTTTATTCACCTAGGAGGGTATTAAGAGTTTAAGGAAGTTTATGTTCAAAGTTGAAAAGCAGTAACTGTTATATTTAGTACGCAAACTTACTTGCTTTATTTAACTTTACCATGTAATACCTTAAATTAAGGAGGGGAAAAGTACAAGTTAATATAATATcaaatattataatataatatcaaATATCATAATATCATTAtgatttttattaatatattatatttattattaatatcataATATCAAATCTCAGGAATAAAAGCAGTTTAGATTTCACCATCATAATACTAAAAGCATCTTAAATTGGGAGTAGGTAGAAGAAGAATAGACAGGTTTTGTCTTGCTGAGTCTTACAGAatggaaaacaacaaaaacaacaacaaaaaacacctctTGTTTTGGATAAGAATCAGATCTACATACTTAAAGAGTTAAAGACTTGGGTATTAGACTAGAAACCataaaatgcatagaagaaaacatctacAGAACATGCCATGATGTTGGCTTCAGAAACTCAAGACCAACAGCAAAAAATacgaaagcaaaaataaatcagtaagaTCACACCAGAACTTAAATCCTGTACAACAAAACACCATCAAAACAAAAAGACGTCCTGCTGAATGAGAAGATAGCCATATGCCATAAGGCTAATAACCAAGACACATAAAGAACTCAAAAAACTCATTGAACAagtttaaccaaaaaaaaaaaaaaaaaaaagagagagagagagagagaggaaaaagaagtgaATGGACACTTCACCAAGAAGATACACATATGGCAAAtaatcacataaaaaaaaaaaaaaagctcagtgtcactgattatcaaagaaatgctagctgagaaaaaaaatgagaaactaCCTTACAACTGTGATAgtctcatacatcaaaaatgatagAAGGTgaagacctgaaaaaaaaaaaaagaactctttttCACTATATGATTTTGTTTAGGGTCTATGGAAAACAGCATGGAAATTTCTCAAAATACTAAAAATAGAccatatgacctggcaattcctctcctactGAAACAGCACGAAACACTAGCTCAAACATACatgtcttttgaaaaaaaattatttatttattttggacagaaacagagagaaattgagagggaaaggaagagacagaaggagggatagacacttgcatgactgtttcaccacttgtgaagttttcgccccgcaagtggggaccaggtacttgatccggttccttgcacactgtagcctaATACACTTACCAGGggcaccatcatctggcccccaGGGAGATATATCTATATGTTTCCTCATTGAACATTGTATGTAGTAGTCAAGACTTCAAGCAATCCAAGATGAGTAGATAAGAAATTGTGGCACCTATTCATAGTACTGCTGATCAGTTACtggaaaagatgaaatcttgtcCTTTGCTATAGCGTGAATGACTCTAAaggggatcatgttaagtgaaacaagactgatggagaaagacaaatattggggaatctcactcataagtggggtttaagaaacaaagctaggggctggggagacagcataatggttatgcaaaagactttcatgcctaaagctctgaggtcccaggttcaatccccagcactaccacaagccaaagctgagcagtgctctggtctctctttccctctgtgtatctcttccattaaaaataaataaataaaaacaaacaaagctggAAAAAACAGAGTGAAACATTAATAAACTTATGGTCTATTTCAGCAGAACTGAGGGTGCAAAAGtgaggggggaagatagggaagtaGGTAGGACAAAAAGATGTTAGGAGCTCAATGCTCTATGTTGAAAGGGTATGacactttgttggaaagtgagaGAAGCTGATACACTTttaggagagaggaaaaattatACCCCTGAGGCAGTAAGACTCGTAAACAACTGttcaataaaaacaatttaaaaaattgttggatgctggctaggcttccctggattgaagaccccaccaatgtgtcctggagctcagcttccccagagtcacaccctactagggaaagagagaggcagactgggggtatggaccgaccagtcaacgcccatgttcagcggggaagcaattacagaagccagaccttctaccttctgcatccctcaacgaccctgggtccatgctcccagagggatagagaatgggaaagctatcaggggagggggtgggttatggggattgggtgttgggaattgtgtggagttgtacccctcctaccttatgcttttgttcactaatcctttcttaaaaaaaaaattaaaaaaaaaaaaataataatcactttCTATTAAAAAGTACTTGTAGAAAAATCATGTAAACTGAGCAGTAATAGTTTGTTTACACTTAAAATGAAATAGTTGGTACTCTTTAGATTCttgattaatttctttttatattataatTAGCCCTAAGCATTTCTAAGTGATAGATCTACATTAagtataaaaatacataaaaaggaataaataatccATAATCAAACTTCATGGCTATAACAATCAATAATAATTTGTCTTCCTtccattatttttcattatttccatGTGTGACATATACACATAAATGTTGGGATATATCTGACCTACAGTCATAAATAGTTTTgttaaaattttatgtatttcacTCGATATAGAGGTCACAGCGCATTATGTGGCATGTgttgtgccagggatcaaactatgGGCCTCAAACTTTTAAGTCCAGCTCTGTACAGCTATATGCTACCTATATACGTATACGTATATAGgtatattttaacatttatatacgtatattttaacatttatttacttgctaCTTGGGGAGAGAAGCGAGAGAAACAACAAAGCATTACTCTTATCATATTCAGTACTGGGAATACATCACAGTaactcacattttaaaaaagatttattagatagattgagagggaaaggagagatagaaagaaagagggaaatgagagagagagagtgtgtgtgtgtgtgtgtgtgtgtgtgtgaaggaaaagacacctgtagtactgctttccttctcatgaaactttccccctgcaggtgggtctgggGAGGTTTGAACAATGTTGGCACACCATAACATATATGCTGTACCATGTACAACTCTGCCTGGCCCTAGGACCTCACATTTCTAAATTATGGGTTCTATCATTTGCTACTTCCAGGCAACCACATACAGCTTTTTATTCTACTTgatttaacatatatatttatgagtTTAAAAAGTCCTATAAAAAGTTTTTGAAAGGCTGCATACTAACCCATTATAGTCAAGCTAACATAATTAACCTTCCCACATTATTGGCACTTCCAATATTTTAGGTATTTTAGAGCATAAAGATTATTTTCTGAATAGAACAAACCCTTTGGAAAGATCAACAGAgataaataataaagacaaaaatagttTAAGGACCTTGTATTCAATGCTGTGGAGAGCATTTCTGACTTCTAAAAAAAGGTGGGtgtcttattttttttgaaaatggtaATAGAAGAAAGGCAGCcggtgcaaccagtgccaccacgcCACGTTTCCTTTCCCTTTGGACTGTACCCAGAGATGCCAAGTCTGAGGTGTCAGCCCTCCAACTCTAATGATCTAGTGAGACTTTCCTACCACATGGGACTACTTAGTTCTATTTTAAACGGTGTGTTTTCTTACGAAGTTACAAaccttagatatagaccagagcttAAGGGACAGGgttcatgtgcacatgtatccataagttgggggaatatatatacctcaaagtaaaagtgtccAGTGTAGTCAGTAGTCTCCAGTGAGTAAACTTAAACtcagtaagtacagcaagcaagtagacaccatatataagcttagaccagggagaacagaagcaactggtggcatcactatataagatacagctacatgcaaatagcattaaatgacataaatcatggtgaggtcttgtatgatacagaaaatcctaacaatgggagtTTCAAACCAAATTTctgaataacttggttataactatTTATAGTtataaccctaagacagcaagaaccttccccATAAAATCCACTATATAAAACCCTatttcaagggcaacaaaaggggaaataaataaataaataaataataataaaaaaagaaattcagactaaaaaaaaaaataaaacagtttctCTCAGTTCTGCAACCTCTGGAGTGGGGCTGGTTTTTCAGGACACTTCTCTTgacccataccaattgatactgcatctgctgatctcaacctaatcaatgcaaccaataccacctcaacatgtatcacttcggactgtgtccacagacgacaggcctgtgatgtcaacccttcagctccagtaccctggtgagactgttcctagttcacaggactccttaattccattttgggtgatgtacttcctaacaaagcgatagaacctggggccctagtcaggggagcctgggattcccacacagacatgatgggcctagacttctaacagatgcctctctccactgtcattggtcatctccatcaggaacaacacagagtACCCTTTTGTGGGACCCtaaaggatcttgccctcaatgtggatcaacaatggtagggacggcTCCATtcactgaagggaggttgggccaacacactctaccacttgaggaagatggatctggCAATGAATGCAGCCCagaacattcctagctatgaccatagaataccagctcagatctacagggatgcagaggttacacaggctcctataatgaatatgggcccagatcaaactcatggggtttacagttaacaaaatttatatacctttcccatatttgggagctactctcttccctgatccagctttctaatcctatttccaactttgaaACCAACTTCCCACACAAtgtctttggtccacctgcatgttagctgtcaggttcataCAAaggttagtaaagtcatgagccccattggaatatacctaccagctttttccaaaatggagaccccaaatctcatttgctatattctagcctttaggttccagactattgaataatttgttctgttttataccttaatgctttttcagccaccaagtcgcagatgctaccatgacgccaacctgatttccctaggCATTGGTGACAATGTGTCCtcgagccccacctctccagagctctgccccactagggaaagatagagacaagctggggggtatggatcgacctatcaatgcccatgtctagcagagaagcaattataaaagccagactttccaccttatgcactccataataatcctgggtccatgctcacagagggataaagaataggaaagctttcaagggaggggatgggatacagaactctggtggtgggaattgtgtggaattgtacccctcttatcatatggtcttgatattttttattttataaataaatttttttaaaaagaagacagcaTAAAGTATCTaagcaaatatttactacttaagcctagacaccctcctcttctaccccctacttcacttccctttaatcactttaagtctaacctcatcagataaagaaaggactacaaaagctggataagaagaagagactggcacactttaaagatggcctttttggccaatatcagaccaccccatcatctggggctctagttagggaatccttggatttccacatagatacaatgggcctagacctctaatagatccttctttCCACtctcactggtcacttccatcaggaacattgtCATAAGCCCTCTTACATTCAattagagcagcaatggtagggatggCCCCTAAGGGTCAACCTatactgccacttgaggaagactggtccggaaatgagtgaagcctagaatgttcctttctgtggccatggactgcaagctcagatagacagggactcagaggttacagtctcctgtgctaaatatgaatagctctgggccctaggtcagactgatggggtttacagttaatggtatttatatactttcctcatatttggaagctactctctgccctaatccacctttctagtcttattttcaactatgacaccatcttcccagacaatacttttagttcatctgcatgttaggtatcaggctcaggcaaaattcactaaagtcatgggccccttgaaacataactaaaatagacttcctagatcctCCCCATATGAagatccctagtttcatctgttctattcttatctttgggttcctgattattaaaccatttgtcttgctttatattttactacctttcagccaccagttgcAGATAGTACCATGGCACCatcttgatttccctgggcaggaaACCTCACTAATATGCCCTgggacctcacttctccagagccctgctccattagggaaagatataaacaggtgggggggggggggatggatcaagctgctaatgtccatgctcagtggagaagcaattaccaaagccatatcttccaccttctgcaccccataaagaattttggtccatacgcccagagggataaagaatagggaaacttctgatagagaaagattggacatggaactctggcggtgggaactgtgtggaactgtacccctgtaatcttgttaatcattattaaatcactaataaaaaatttcaaaaaaatagtACACTGGTTTTGTAAAAttatgttcatgcctgaggctcccaagtctcagACTGAATTAAACCTCTATATTTCAGAGTTGAACAATGtcttagtaagaaaaaaaaaaggaaaaaagaaaatctaggtAACAtagaaaacatatgaaaaattgtgtGTATATAACTATATTAACATTCTCTACATTTAAACATGTAAACCAATTATCTAAAGCAAAAATATTAATCATCCTCAAACTATTTagcattatttataatttataatcacAGTAATAAGAATTTGGTTTCATGAGTTATTGGTTCAAGTAGGAAATTACTGTTTCAAGTTGTATTTAAAAGTTCATGAtgatctttgggagtcgggcggtagcgcagtgggttaagcacacatggtacaaagtgcaaggatgggcataaggatcccggtttgagcccccagctcccagcctgcaggggagttgctttacaggtggtgaagcaggtctgcaaatgtctatctttttcttcccctctcctctctatttctctctgacctatctaacaacgacaacatcaataactacaagaataaaaagataacaagggcaactataaataaaattttttaaaaagttcatgatCTTTAACTAGCTTTGTTACctgccattggcttgaatgaagAACAAATTTAACTTTGTAAAATCTCAAAAAAGATCATTAATGATATAAAGTATAAATTTTTTAAGTTCTACACTACGAAGAAAGTATATGAAGACAATTTGATCAAGCAGCTTTGGCTTCTAAAGCTGCACATCCTTTCTGATGCCCTCTAGTGTCCACAGAATGGGATAATGAGTAGTCAATTCAAAGGCTAGCCCAATAGCGAGGTGTTAACATTCTCAGAAATAAAGGTGACAGTAAAAATTTTCACTTCTGCTCCTGATCATAGTTAAAGGCAAAGAGATTGCATACAAAAAAAAGCAGCTAAGATATAAGATGGGATAGCATAGCAAGGAAGTAAAAGGTAGATGACACACAAATATGTAAAGAATGAGGGAACAGAAGAATGATTAGAGAGCTATATACCGAGACTGCCTGTGACTTACCTCAACTGGAAGTTGATTAAACTGTGTTACTAGGCCATCGACAGCTGTAGCAATACCAATAAGGGCAACCACTTTTCCTGGCCGTGCAATTGCAGCATGAAGCATCAGCCATCCACCAAGACTAGATCCAACTAGTATCTAAAAGTAAAAATGTTGGATGTAAAGAGGAAATTCTCCTTCTTGACTGCAAATGGCACTTTTATAAAATATGaaacttatttttttacttttatagacATTGACTCTCAGATGTTTAATACGTAgcacaaagcagaatttaaaCTATGATTATATCCTGTTAAAATGTTAAGTATGTAATAAAGAATAAATGACAAAAATTAAAAGTGCTATCTCTGTTTATTTTGAACCAAGTATCAAACCtattaaatatttgaaatattcAATGTCTTTGTATCTAAAGGAAAACATTTAAATGGCATGTGACCTGGGAGATGCAATGGCAGTAAGGTACAGGTACAAGACctgcaagcataaggtcccaaattTGAGTCCTGGTACCACATTTTCcaggtgttctggttctctttcttccatTAATAGATAATTAAATCTTGACACAGATACCATGAGACTACAGTCAATAATTTGCATCTTTAACAGAAATATTCACCTGTGGGCCTTCAGCTAAATGATCAATTACAGAAAGGACATCTTTTCTCCATTTTCCTACTGTGGATTCTTGCAAGTTCCCATCTGATTTTCCAACTCCAGAGTAATCAAATCTGGAaacaagtaaaagaagaaaataactaCAGCTagatatttatctatatatttgcTTCCTTGACTTTTGAAGATGACAACACATTCATCATTAGTAAAATGCTTACAACATATTAAAATAACCTACTGAATTCAACATacatttgaattattttatttatttattcccttttgtggcccttgttttattgttgtagttattaccagTGTGCTCAGAGAACtctaatatttaattattattatcaccattattattataaatgtattttttaaatatttattcccttttgtgcctttgttgttttattgttgtagttattattgttgttggacaggacagagagaaatggagagaggaggggaagacagagaggagagaaagacacctacagatatacttcacctcctgtgaagcgactcccctgcaggtagggagctggggactcggaaccaggatccttatgccagtctggcccttgcgctttgctgccacgtgcgcttaacctgctgcactaccgcctgactccacacctatttttttttttgttgttgttgttatcaccaaGGCTTCCCTATTCTGAGATGACTGCTTTagataaagagacaaaaagagagacagacagacacacagaaagagcGATACCATAGTACTgatgcttcctccagtgtggtggggaccaaggcttgaacctgggccacatacatggcaacagcacacaatccaagtgagctactttgccagcccATTGGCTTAacctttaaatatcttctatcAATAGATCAATAGACCCACTCATTTTGTCACTTCCTCTACTGCTACCAGCCTGGTCCAAATCACTAGCCTCTTGCCAGGATTACAATAGTCTCCCGGTTTCAGTTTCTTATCCTCATAACATACATTCCCCACATAGTAGTCAGTGACTTTATTTAGCTTATTTTATCTCAAGTAAAGAGTTGCATGtatgggagaaagagatagaaagatacacagagaggcacggatgcaaagagagaaagagagagagatcttccaGTATTTTGGTGCAGGTCTTTGTCATCTTAAAACCAGACTATCATAGTACCTTACTGTGTCTGTACAACTATTCTCTCTCCAAACGGATTTATTCAACCTGCTAGTTTTTTTCTTACACATATTGATATAGCATTAAATTCCCTGTGACACACAGGATAAAAAATGGTATTTAGAAACTAAGTCATCTTAACACAATTAATTGTTGCTAGAATTGATTCTATTCTAGAACCCATGTTCCGTGAATTCAGGCCAGTGATCATTCTACTAAACTATACTGTTTCTTCTGGTAAATAAGGTACTAAATAATTGTTGTATGTACAAAACCCAGTAATAGTGTGTATAAAAAGCATTTTATTAAAATGATTGCCAATATAA
Above is a genomic segment from Erinaceus europaeus chromosome 9, mEriEur2.1, whole genome shotgun sequence containing:
- the ABHD10 gene encoding palmitoyl-protein thioesterase ABHD10, mitochondrial isoform X2 translates to MLHAAIARPGKVVALIGIATAVDGLVTQFNQLPVEVKKEIELKGVWTMPTKYNEEGFYHIQYSFIKEAEHHCLLHSPIPVNCPVRLLHGMKDDIIPWHTSIQIADRLISTDVDVILRKHSEHRMKEKADIHLLVCTIDDLIDKLSVVGI